The Macellibacteroides fermentans genome includes the window AAAATGAAAGTGCACCATGATATGCAGGCCGCAATGATTGCCTTGTCGGTGGAAGAGCTAAACCGATTTAACTACCAGACTGGCGACACAGAGGGCTTTGTAAACTTACCCCTCAGTATCGAAGGTGTATCTTTTTCAGTCTTTATCCGCGAAGATTCCGACTACATTAAAATATCTCTTCGCTCGGTGGGCGATTTCCCCTGCAACGAATTTGCTGCCAAATATTTTAATGGCGGAGGGCACAAGAATGCTTCCGGTGGCGAGTTTTATGGTACTTTGGAAGATGCAATAAAAAGGTTTGAACAAGGTTTAACGGAATTTAATCCTAATAATACCGAAGATTTTATCAAACATAAGTAAGATGTTACGGTGATTATTTATCTTTGTCGTTCAATGTTAATATAAACGGGCAATCAGTCCTAACGAATTTAAATTAGAGATGAAAAAAAGTTTTAATATTCTGTTGATTCTATGTGCGGTACTGGCAGTTGTATCGTGTGGCGATAAAACCAAATCGTATACCGATATGCTGAATGCTCAGGAGAAAGCTATCGAGGCATTGATCCGCGACAGTGGAATTGTTGTATTGAAAAACTATCCTGAGAATGGCGTATTTAAGGATAAAGAATTTGTTTTGTTACCCAACGATGTTTATATGCATGTAATTGATTCCGGTAACGGAACCCGGGCCGTGCTTAGTCAAACAACTGTGCTGACAAGATTTAAAGGTCTTTTGCTGGATACTGATACCGTTATACCCTTCGAGAACTTCAGCAGCTGGAAATTTCCTGTAGAATTTAAATATGGAAATTACAGTACACAAGTAGATAATAATGCATTTAACGCTTTCCTGAGCGAAGGTTTGGGAACTCCGCTGCAATATGTGGGCGACCGTGCCAGAGTGAAACTTATCGTACCTTTCCAGGTGGGAAGTACAATCGGTACCTATTCACAGCAGAGCGCCGGTACTCCTGTCTATTATGATTTAGTGACCTATCAATTTGATTAAATATAACTTATGACACTGATTAAATCTATTTCAGGTATTCGGGGAACCATTGGAGGCAAGCCCGAAGATGGATTAAGCCCGCTGGCAATTGTTAAGTTTGTTGCGGCATACGCTACCTTTATTAGAAAAAGCACAAAATCGAACACCAACAAAATTGTGGTTGGTAGAGACGCCCGTATTTCCGGTCCGATGGTAAAACAGATTGTTCTAGGAACGCTTACCGGAATGGGATTTGATGTGGTAGACATTGATCTGGCAACTACCCCCACAACCGAGATGGCTGTTACTATGGAAAAAGCCTGCGGAGGAATCATCCTCACCGCCAGTCATAATCCAAAGCAATGGAATGCCCTCAAGTTGTTGAACGAAAGAGGTGAATTCCTGAATGCTGCCGAAGGGAATGAAGTATTGGAAATAGCTGCTTCAGAAGATTTTACCTTTGCCGATGTAGACTCGTTGGGAAAGGTTACTGTAGATACAACCTATAAACAGAAACACATCGAAAGTGTGTTGAATCTCGACCTGGTGGATGTGGAAGCGATTAAGGCTGCCAATTTCAGAGTGGCTATCGACTGCGTAAACTCTGTAGGAGGGGTTGTTTTACCCGACCTGCTTTATGCACTTGGCGTAAAGGAGATATTCAAATTACATTGTGCGCCTCATGGAAACTTTGCACACAATCCGGAGCCGCTGCCACAGCATCTTACTGAAATATCAGAGTTGATGAAACATGCAAAGGCAGATATTGGCTTTGTTGTTGATCCGGATGTGGACCGTCTGGCCCTGGTATGTGAAAACGGAGAAATGTTTGGTGAAGAATATACGCTGGTTGCTATCAGCGACTATGTACTGAGTCATACTCCCGGTAATACGGTAAGTAACCTTAGTTCAAGCCGTGCCTTGCGTGATGTAACCGAAGCACATGGTTGTACCTATCAGGCAGCAGCTGTAGGAGAAGTAAATGTGGTAGCCAAAATGAAAGAAACCAATGCCGTTATCGGAGGCGAGGGCAACGGAGGTGTTATCTATCCTGCCAGCCATTACGGACGCGATGCTTTGGTAGGGATTGCTCTTTTTCTGAGTCATCTGGCAAAGAAAAAAATGAAAGCAAGCGAGCTTCGCGCCAGCTATCCTCCTTATTTCATTTCAAAACAGAAAGTTGAGCTTACCCCCGAAATTGATGTGGATGCCATTCTAGAAAAGGTAAAGGAAAAGTTTGCAGGCAACGATATTACCGATATCGACGGTGTAAAGATAGACTTCCCGGACAAGTGGGTGCACCTTCGTAAAAGTAATACGGAACCGATTATCCGTATCTATTCGGAAGCCCATACAATGGAGGAAGCCGACGAATTAGGAGGCCAGTTAATTAGCATCATTCACGAAATGTGTAAATAACAATCCAAAATACAAATCAAAAAGGAGAGTCCTAAAGACTCTCCTTTTTTTATTTACAAAAATTACTTAGTGTTATAAGTCGGGTAACACCCTATCCAATTCTCCTTCAAAGTTGGGCGTAAAGATTCCTTTACCCATACCAGCCTTAACTTCGGCCAGCGTCCAGAAGCGTCCTTCTTCAATTTCGTCTTTGTTAGGCAAGATAACTCCATTGTAAGTAGTTTTGTAGGTATGAACCAGTTCACGCTCAATTTCCGATTCAAACTCATAGCAAGTTACAAGCTGGGGAGTAAAACCAATAATTCCAAGTTCCTCCATAGCCTCCCTTCTAAGAGCGTCTTCTACTGTTTCACCCCAATCTACATGACCACCTACAGCTGTATCCCATTTACCCGGCTGTATATCTTTGGATTCGGAGCGTTTTTGAAGGAACAGATCACCAGCATCATTAAAAACATGCAGGTGGATAACCGGATGCAGCAACTTACTTCCGCTATGACACTCTTTACGCGTTGCTTTTCCTATAACGGAACCATCGGAGTCGACCAACGGAAACCACTCTTCTTTTTGCATAGCTAATTATTATATGTATACTATACTTCCCTTACCTTCATTAGCAAGGAAACACTCATTGATAAAATGCAAAGATAATGAACTTTATCTTTTACGATAGAATGATAAATGTTATAGAAGATGTAAGAAAATAAGATTGGATATATTAATTCGTAATAATTTCCCGTTATTTAATTGGTCAGCTTGATTAAAATTGTATTTTTGTTCAAAATATAATAAATGCAAGGTAAATATCTATATATGCCATGGATATTATGTGGTCTGGTCGCTGTGCTGCTTCTGGTACTGCAGGGAATACTGCTTGGAAAGAGCTATGAAATTCTATTTAAGTATTTCTCTCACGACATGATACTCCTTTATATCTCATCGTTGGTAACATTCATGCTTTTTATTATGGGAGCTTTTATTCTTGTTTATTCTTTTAACCACCAGCGGAAGATAAACCAGATTAAAATGGATTTTTATACCAAAGTATCATCTACCTTGCATACTATATCTCAGTCGGCCGCCAATGCCAACAACCCCAAGCAAGTATTCTCCGAACTCAGAAAGGGCGAGAACCGGATCCAGGCCATGTTGTTTATCGAAAAAGAACAAGAGGGGTTCTACGTACGGAATGTTTCTGAATTTAATATTATTGAGGCTCTACAAGAATTAAAAAACACCTGCATCAACGAAAGTACGATGCCTCTTACCATCCGCATTACCGATAGAATGGATTCTCCCCTGATAAAAGCCGATAAAGAGCATCTGATACGTGCTATATATATCATTGTTGATCAGCTGGTAGCTCTCTCGCCGGGTAATACATACATTCAATTGATAACAGAAAAAAAGAATCAGGT containing:
- the glmM gene encoding phosphoglucosamine mutase, whose amino-acid sequence is MTLIKSISGIRGTIGGKPEDGLSPLAIVKFVAAYATFIRKSTKSNTNKIVVGRDARISGPMVKQIVLGTLTGMGFDVVDIDLATTPTTEMAVTMEKACGGIILTASHNPKQWNALKLLNERGEFLNAAEGNEVLEIAASEDFTFADVDSLGKVTVDTTYKQKHIESVLNLDLVDVEAIKAANFRVAIDCVNSVGGVVLPDLLYALGVKEIFKLHCAPHGNFAHNPEPLPQHLTEISELMKHAKADIGFVVDPDVDRLALVCENGEMFGEEYTLVAISDYVLSHTPGNTVSNLSSSRALRDVTEAHGCTYQAAAVGEVNVVAKMKETNAVIGGEGNGGVIYPASHYGRDALVGIALFLSHLAKKKMKASELRASYPPYFISKQKVELTPEIDVDAILEKVKEKFAGNDITDIDGVKIDFPDKWVHLRKSNTEPIIRIYSEAHTMEEADELGGQLISIIHEMCK
- a CDS encoding NUDIX hydrolase, which translates into the protein MQKEEWFPLVDSDGSVIGKATRKECHSGSKLLHPVIHLHVFNDAGDLFLQKRSESKDIQPGKWDTAVGGHVDWGETVEDALRREAMEELGIIGFTPQLVTCYEFESEIERELVHTYKTTYNGVILPNKDEIEEGRFWTLAEVKAGMGKGIFTPNFEGELDRVLPDL
- a CDS encoding DUF4827 domain-containing protein: MKKSFNILLILCAVLAVVSCGDKTKSYTDMLNAQEKAIEALIRDSGIVVLKNYPENGVFKDKEFVLLPNDVYMHVIDSGNGTRAVLSQTTVLTRFKGLLLDTDTVIPFENFSSWKFPVEFKYGNYSTQVDNNAFNAFLSEGLGTPLQYVGDRARVKLIVPFQVGSTIGTYSQQSAGTPVYYDLVTYQFD